Proteins encoded within one genomic window of Papio anubis isolate 15944 chromosome X, Panubis1.0, whole genome shotgun sequence:
- the EFNB1 gene encoding ephrin-B1 has translation MARPGQRWLGKWLVAMVVWALCRLATPLAKNLEPVSWSSLNPKFLSGKGLVIYPKIGDKLDIICPRAEAGRPYEYYKLYLVRREQADTCSTVLDPNVLVTCNRPEQEIRFTIKFQEFSPNYMGLEFKKHHDYYITSTSNGSLEGLENREGGVCRTRTMKIVMKVGQDPNAVTPEQLTTSRPSKEADNTVKMATQAPGSRGSPGDSYGKHETVNQEEKSGPGASGGSSGDPDGFFNSKVALFAAVGAGCVIFLLIIIFLTVLLLKLRKRHRKHTQQRAAALSLSTLASPKGGSGTAGTEPSDIIIPLRTTENNYCPHYEKVSGDYGHPVYIVQEMPPQSPANIYYKV, from the exons ATGGCTCGGCCTGGGCAGCGTTGGCTCGGCAAGTGGCTTGTGGCGATGGTCGTGTGGGCGCTGTGCCGGCTCGCCACACCGCTGGCCAAGAACCTGGAGCCCGTATCCTGGAGCTCCCTCAACCCCAA GTTCCTGAGTGGGAAGGGCTTGGTGATCTATCCGAAAATTGGAGACAAGCTGGACATCATCTGCCCCCGAGCAGAAGCAGGGCGGCCCTATGAGTACTACAAGCTGTACCTGGTGCGGCGTGAGCAGGCGGATACCTGTAGCACGGTGCTCGACCCCAACGTGTTGGTCACCTGCAATAGGCCAGAGCAGGAAATACGCTTTACCATCAAGTTCCAGGAGTTCAGCCCCAACTACATGGGTCTGGAGTTCAAGAAGCACCATGATTACTACATTACCT CAACATCCAATGGAAGCCTGGAGGGGCTGGAAAACCGGGAGGGGGGTGTGTGCCGCACACGCACCATGAAGATCGTCATGAAGGTTGGCCAAG ATCCTAATGCTGTGACGCCTGAGCAGCTGACTACCAGCAGGCCCAGCAAGGAGGCAGACAATACTGTCAAGATGGCCACACAGGCCCCTGGTAGTCGGGGCTCCCCGGGTGACTCTTATGGCAAGCATG AGACTGTGAACCAGGAAGAGAAGAGTGGCCCAGGTGCAAGTGGGGGCAGCAGCGGGGACCCTGATGGCTTCTTCAACTCCAAGGTGGCATTGTTTGCGGCTGTCGGTGCCGGTTGCGTCATCTTCCTGCTCATCATCATCTTCCTGACGGTCCTACTACTGAAGCTACGCAAGCGGCACCGCAAGCACACGCAGCAGCGGGCGGCTGCCCTCTCGCTCAGTACCCTGGCCAGTCCCAAGGGGGGCAGTGGCACAGCGGGCACTGAGCCCAGCGACATCATCATTCCCTTACGGACTACAGAGAACAACTACTGCCCCCACTATGAGAAGGTGAGTGGGGACTACGGGCACCCCGTCTACATCGTCCAGGAGATGCCGCCCCAGAGCCCGGCGAACATCTACTACAAGGTCTGA